The Desmonostoc muscorum LEGE 12446 genome includes a region encoding these proteins:
- a CDS encoding CHAT domain-containing protein, whose protein sequence is MMADKPKLRQRATSGPKGVSQPKNSLPESKETAKRTKELTPKGTVILTEEEELPEIKELCITTKPPKNMAILHIFTDGKNKYNIWGVNSYKKLEKKRQPENKPHLSLAVPINGKDDAKNIKNNMKEFSDLNSPLTKWIMSLRDKFGENLCLVIVDYTNFEIPWEMLELTPFKAQSPPQYIGALITTVRWRNINNDSVDSCDPFLVLDPKHEYSYGIAVAYVLEELQVEKEIKALTDLRAEIYHSRQYEMKHFHTYLHSDNADHSFVYISSHGFFGNSPDEIAIGSQKDKEQQLKLNDLVKHPLNPGRKSQGIVFINACHSAREVSDPVQCHSYRKNFIELFLRQGVRGVIGTLGAVNNDVASDFACELIQEFSQSSDLPVAALLKKLRSKAVENLGDEPTSEQLKFFINTFMYVYYGNPMTVLRLTPSGK, encoded by the coding sequence ATGATGGCTGATAAACCAAAGCTTCGTCAAAGAGCGACCTCTGGACCAAAAGGTGTGAGTCAACCCAAAAACTCACTCCCTGAATCTAAAGAGACAGCAAAGCGAACCAAAGAGCTTACACCAAAAGGTACCGTAATTCTAACAGAAGAAGAAGAATTACCCGAGATAAAGGAACTTTGCATCACGACTAAGCCACCAAAAAATATGGCAATTTTGCATATTTTTACAGATGGGAAGAATAAATATAACATATGGGGAGTGAATTCATACAAAAAACTAGAAAAAAAACGTCAACCAGAAAATAAACCTCATCTTTCTTTAGCAGTACCAATAAATGGCAAAGACGATGCTAAAAATATTAAGAATAATATGAAGGAATTTTCCGATTTAAATAGTCCTCTTACAAAGTGGATAATGAGTCTAAGGGACAAGTTTGGGGAAAATTTATGTTTGGTAATTGTTGACTACACAAATTTTGAAATTCCTTGGGAGATGTTAGAATTAACACCTTTTAAAGCTCAATCACCACCTCAATATATAGGTGCATTGATTACAACAGTCCGTTGGCGAAATATTAACAACGATAGTGTTGATTCTTGTGATCCTTTTCTTGTGTTAGATCCTAAACATGAATATTCCTATGGTATAGCAGTAGCGTATGTACTCGAAGAATTACAAGTAGAAAAAGAGATTAAAGCTTTAACAGATTTGCGAGCAGAAATCTACCACAGTCGTCAGTATGAGATGAAGCATTTCCACACTTATTTACACAGCGATAACGCTGACCATAGTTTTGTTTATATCTCTAGTCATGGATTTTTTGGAAATAGTCCAGACGAAATAGCTATAGGTTCACAAAAAGATAAGGAGCAACAGTTAAAGTTAAACGATTTAGTTAAGCATCCGCTAAATCCGGGTCGAAAATCTCAGGGAATTGTCTTTATAAATGCCTGTCATTCTGCTCGTGAGGTAAGTGATCCTGTTCAGTGTCATAGCTATCGTAAGAATTTTATAGAACTTTTTTTGAGGCAAGGAGTGCGGGGTGTAATTGGTACACTAGGTGCTGTAAATAATGATGTTGCATCTGACTTTGCTTGTGAGTTAATTCAAGAATTTTCACAGTCCTCTGACCTTCCTGTTGCTGCACTATTAAAAAAGCTGCGGTCAAAGGCAGTAGAAAATTTAGGCGATGAGCCAACTTCAGAACAGCTTAAATTCTTTATCAATACATTCATGTATGTCTACTACGGCAATCCAATGACTGTACTCCGGCTTACCCCATCAGGAAAATAG
- a CDS encoding AAA family ATPase — protein MSVKSISPKLANILPYTLIVGQERVKLALELAYIAPRIGGVLLSGQRGTAKSTAVRAFTRMMYDKLPVTLPINATEDRVVGGWRIDKLMQSKPEPQPGLLKDADKSLLYIDEVNLLDDHIVNIILDVTSTGVLEVQRDGQNKQLSVSFTLVGTMNPEEGGLRPQLLDRFGLMVSVTAETNVDERVKILETVLEFDRAVTEFKSGKSSPYINDALQEDKKRKDVLEKAREKFSSVTMPENISRNCVNLALRVQAEGHRGDYIIALAARAYAALHGVEEVTNEHVAAVAQLALQHRHPEGLQDNKMLWNEKYQLIVRDILNLEGD, from the coding sequence ATGAGTGTGAAATCAATTTCGCCTAAATTAGCTAATATATTGCCTTACACGCTGATTGTTGGTCAAGAACGGGTAAAGCTGGCTTTGGAACTGGCATATATTGCCCCACGCATTGGTGGTGTGTTACTCAGTGGACAACGTGGAACTGCTAAATCTACGGCAGTACGGGCTTTTACTAGGATGATGTACGATAAACTCCCGGTGACTTTACCAATTAATGCTACAGAAGACCGAGTAGTGGGGGGTTGGCGCATTGATAAATTAATGCAGAGTAAGCCGGAACCACAACCAGGATTGCTCAAAGATGCAGATAAAAGCTTACTTTATATTGATGAGGTTAATCTACTTGATGACCATATTGTGAATATTATTCTCGATGTCACCTCCACAGGAGTGCTGGAAGTGCAACGAGATGGGCAAAATAAACAGCTGTCGGTTTCCTTTACGCTTGTGGGAACGATGAACCCAGAAGAAGGGGGACTGCGACCACAGTTACTAGACCGCTTTGGTTTAATGGTCAGCGTTACAGCAGAAACTAATGTAGATGAACGAGTAAAAATTCTAGAAACAGTTTTAGAGTTTGATCGAGCAGTAACTGAATTCAAATCCGGGAAATCGTCACCTTATATTAATGACGCTTTACAAGAAGATAAAAAACGCAAGGATGTACTGGAAAAAGCAAGGGAAAAGTTTTCCTCTGTTACAATGCCCGAAAACATTTCTAGAAACTGCGTCAACTTAGCACTACGTGTCCAGGCAGAAGGCCACCGGGGTGATTATATTATCGCTTTGGCAGCTCGTGCCTACGCGGCGCTTCACGGTGTAGAAGAAGTAACAAACGAGCATGTGGCAGCTGTGGCTCAGCTGGCGCTTCAGCATCGTCACCCTGAAGGTCTCCAAGACAACAAGATGCTGTGGAATGAAAAATATCAGCTGATTGTAAGAGATATTTTAAATCTGGAAGGTGACTGA
- a CDS encoding CU044_2847 family protein, translating into MPIIKSTSFVEGQRVEIYIEVDEQPQTDIEVDEQPQADVDNVNWANTRDGSAEKAAQKAAQAAQDVGNVFGESITLARKCAAQAIQNFQQMHDTVKPDELQLQLGIKVGCEFGAVIPVIAKGGAEAQIQVTMKWKLKETPQESRTQDTSQQLVNSVPK; encoded by the coding sequence GTGCCGATTATTAAAAGTACAAGCTTCGTTGAAGGACAGCGGGTTGAGATTTACATTGAGGTAGATGAACAACCTCAAACAGATATTGAGGTAGATGAACAACCTCAAGCAGATGTAGATAACGTCAACTGGGCGAATACAAGAGACGGTTCCGCCGAAAAGGCTGCTCAAAAGGCTGCCCAGGCTGCCCAGGACGTGGGCAATGTTTTTGGAGAGAGCATAACACTGGCCCGAAAATGTGCTGCCCAAGCTATACAAAATTTTCAACAAATGCACGATACTGTCAAACCCGACGAATTACAGCTACAACTGGGTATAAAAGTTGGTTGTGAGTTCGGTGCAGTAATACCAGTAATAGCAAAAGGTGGTGCGGAAGCACAAATACAAGTCACGATGAAATGGAAACTTAAAGAAACTCCCCAAGAATCAAGAACTCAGGACACTTCTCAACAATTGGTAAATTCAGTACCTAAGTAA
- a CDS encoding sensor histidine kinase codes for MPTQKPTPIDSSSESKKVSASEPSTDELPTIEFPSQGKLKASSWRIHQKIGYGYFVAIGIGFFGSLTGLVIANYYRGREVRQLNQAHEQGQLLSNYKDAVVGAQLHSSNLVAVLENSQRLQSKKADFLKSFEKAKQLESKINGFIDSKPRRLAATSSSLQTLLQDYETNLKAYVEQIEAVLEKIDSRPVQPQEISSARSQLLKIMRSDTAMRLDQLSQNLTNILQTAENQEQERQKSFEDAKLVERFIVIASMLVSVAIAAIVAWRTSRAIAEPVIVVTEVAEQVARKSNFDLRAPITTEDEIGLLAKSLNRLIEGVSERTKELQQAKELAEAASKAKSIFLANVSHELRTPLNAVIGLSQLLEDDATDLGLSADFITDLETINSAGKHLLHLINEILDLSKIEAGKMTLYPETFEIATLIHNVVLTVKSTIEKNANVLEVNFDEQLGTMYADQTRMRQVLLNLLSNAGKFTTNGKVILTVKREKDDLRPDAPLGSITFTVSDTGIGMSHRQQQQLFQPFTQGDTSTTKRYGGTGLGLAISRHFCQMMGGEIIVNSQPGVGSTFTIRLPMTVQE; via the coding sequence ATGCCAACTCAAAAGCCAACCCCTATTGACAGCAGTTCAGAAAGCAAAAAAGTGTCAGCGTCAGAGCCATCAACAGACGAACTCCCGACCATAGAATTTCCCTCACAAGGGAAACTCAAAGCCAGTTCTTGGCGCATTCATCAAAAAATTGGCTATGGCTATTTTGTAGCTATTGGAATTGGGTTTTTCGGTTCACTGACTGGCTTGGTAATCGCCAACTATTACCGAGGAAGGGAAGTCAGGCAATTAAATCAAGCTCATGAACAAGGACAATTACTGAGTAATTATAAGGATGCAGTAGTAGGGGCACAGTTGCATAGTTCTAACTTAGTTGCTGTGTTGGAAAATTCACAACGGTTGCAAAGCAAAAAAGCTGATTTTCTGAAAAGTTTTGAAAAAGCTAAGCAACTAGAGTCAAAAATTAATGGATTTATTGACAGTAAGCCTCGAAGACTAGCTGCAACAAGTTCTAGTTTACAGACGTTATTGCAGGATTATGAAACTAATTTAAAAGCTTATGTTGAGCAAATTGAGGCGGTTTTAGAGAAAATTGATTCCCGGCCAGTACAGCCTCAGGAGATTTCCTCAGCCCGATCGCAGTTATTAAAAATCATGCGTAGTGATACAGCCATGCGGCTAGATCAGCTTTCGCAAAATTTGACTAATATCCTGCAAACTGCGGAAAATCAAGAGCAAGAAAGGCAAAAATCCTTTGAGGACGCAAAACTAGTTGAGCGATTTATAGTGATTGCGAGTATGCTGGTTTCCGTGGCGATCGCAGCTATTGTAGCTTGGCGGACTAGTCGAGCGATCGCTGAGCCAGTAATCGTTGTCACCGAAGTGGCTGAGCAAGTCGCAAGGAAATCTAATTTCGATTTGCGAGCTCCCATTACCACTGAAGATGAAATTGGACTACTCGCCAAATCTCTGAATCGTTTGATTGAGGGAGTCTCTGAGCGAACTAAAGAATTACAACAAGCGAAAGAATTAGCTGAAGCTGCTAGCAAGGCAAAAAGCATATTTCTGGCAAATGTCAGCCATGAGTTACGCACACCGTTAAATGCGGTGATTGGCTTGAGCCAACTTCTAGAAGACGACGCCACCGATCTTGGTTTATCGGCAGATTTCATCACAGATTTAGAAACAATTAACTCAGCTGGGAAACATCTACTGCACTTGATTAACGAAATCCTCGACTTGTCAAAAATTGAAGCGGGGAAAATGACTCTCTACCCAGAGACGTTCGAGATTGCGACGCTGATTCATAATGTGGTTCTCACAGTCAAATCAACTATAGAAAAAAATGCCAATGTTTTGGAAGTGAATTTTGATGAGCAACTTGGCACCATGTACGCCGATCAAACTCGGATGCGCCAAGTGTTATTAAATTTACTTAGTAACGCAGGGAAATTCACGACAAACGGCAAGGTGATTCTGACAGTCAAAAGAGAAAAAGACGACTTGAGGCCAGATGCTCCTTTGGGCAGCATTACTTTCACTGTCAGCGACACAGGCATAGGTATGTCTCACCGTCAACAGCAGCAATTATTTCAACCTTTTACACAAGGAGATACATCGACTACGAAAAGATACGGTGGTACAGGACTGGGTTTGGCAATTAGCCGTCACTTCTGTCAGATGATGGGCGGGGAAATTATTGTCAACAGTCAGCCGGGAGTTGGTTCTACTTTCACTATTCGTCTGCCGATGACTGTGCAGGAGTGA
- a CDS encoding CAAD domain-containing protein, translating into MSEQEFTETTSKEATVPGINSQTGTITKLQPPAQPQDELQKYAEQVSSFLASLPEYVGNFFNQYKQPLVTVGLIVGAIVGVKVLLAILDALNDIPLVAPTFELIGIGYSAWFIYRYLLKASTRKELTSEITTLKSQVVGKQIPEA; encoded by the coding sequence ATGTCAGAACAAGAATTTACGGAAACCACATCCAAAGAGGCTACAGTGCCAGGAATCAACAGCCAAACGGGGACTATAACCAAACTCCAGCCTCCCGCGCAGCCTCAAGATGAATTGCAAAAATATGCAGAGCAAGTTTCTAGCTTTTTAGCATCATTGCCCGAATATGTGGGAAACTTCTTTAATCAATATAAGCAGCCCCTGGTTACCGTTGGTTTAATTGTGGGAGCGATTGTTGGGGTTAAAGTACTCTTGGCAATATTAGATGCTTTGAATGATATTCCCTTGGTAGCTCCTACTTTTGAGTTGATTGGTATTGGGTACTCTGCTTGGTTTATTTACCGCTATTTACTCAAAGCCTCAACTAGGAAAGAGTTAACTAGTGAAATCACTACTCTTAAATCACAAGTTGTCGGTAAACAAATTCCAGAAGCTTAA
- a CDS encoding IS630 family transposase (programmed frameshift): MIEQHLQPAIPSVSFANAELQEFIDNRPDAREVRKALAVKLVYQGYKYEEIQTILDVSVGSITSWKQAYKEYGICGLRLNYKGRKSYLSDEQQQEVLSWLQTKEIWELGELEYKLAFEYDVIYESKRSYYDLFDAAGISWKKTTGLNPKADIEAVAGKKKQIEKLLDSNREEIEEGRLRVLLIDECHLLWGDVTGYVWGKTDQEIAIGIVNEREKQTYYGAVDYLDGKLLLKAYNAGNSDNTIDYLRYLLDQSPNQRLLLFWDGASYHRSHLVQNFLGEINQGLSPDQWKIHCVRFAPNCPSQNPIEDIWLQAKTWVRRFCALIPSFSHLKWMFEWFLRHTNFDFDTLQMYGAFSEIKY, encoded by the exons ATGATAGAGCAGCATCTACAACCTGCGATACCTTCGGTGAGCTTCGCTAACGCAGAACTACAAGAATTTATAGATAATCGCCCGGATGCCCGTGAGGTGAGAAAAGCTTTGGCAGTGAAACTGGTTTATCAAGGCTACAAGTATGAGGAAATTCAAACAATTTTAGATGTCTCTGTTGGTTCAATAACAAGCTGGAAGCAAGCTTATAAGGAATATGGAATTTGCGGATTGCGCTTAAATTATAAAGGCAGAAAGAGTTACCTGAGCGATGAACAGCAACAAGAAGTATTAAGTTGGTTGCAAACTAAGGAGATTTGGGAGCTTGGTGAACTGGAATACAAATTGGCTTTTGAATATGATGTCATCTACGAATCGAAACGGAGTTATTATGATTTATTTGACGCGGCGGGAATTAGTTGGAAAAAAACTACTGGCTTAAACCCAAAGGCGGACATTGAGGCTGTAGCTG GCAAAAAAAAACAGATTGAAAAATTGTTGGACAGCAATAGAGAGGAGATAGAAGAAGGAAGACTGAGAGTATTACTAATAGATGAGTGCCATCTGTTATGGGGAGACGTAACTGGTTATGTCTGGGGAAAAACTGACCAAGAAATAGCAATTGGCATCGTTAACGAACGAGAGAAGCAGACATACTACGGGGCGGTTGATTATCTCGATGGTAAGTTGCTTCTTAAAGCTTACAATGCTGGCAATTCAGACAATACAATTGATTATTTACGTTATTTATTAGACCAGTCTCCCAACCAACGATTACTGCTTTTTTGGGATGGTGCTTCTTACCATCGTTCACATCTGGTTCAAAACTTTTTAGGAGAGATAAACCAAGGTTTGTCTCCAGACCAGTGGAAAATTCATTGCGTTCGCTTCGCTCCTAATTGCCCATCACAAAATCCAATTGAGGATATTTGGTTACAAGCTAAAACCTGGGTGCGGCGTTTCTGTGCTTTGATTCCTTCGTTCTCTCATCTCAAATGGATGTTTGAGTGGTTTCTCCGACACACTAACTTTGATTTTGACACTTTACAGATGTACGGAGCTTTTTCAGAAATCAAATACTAG
- a CDS encoding SAM hydrolase/SAM-dependent halogenase family protein, which translates to MSNQQIIQQPQASVLTLLSDFGDRDVYVGVMKGVIAQINPALTVIDLTHQIPPQNILAARFCLLNAYPYFPVGTVHVAVVDPGVGGTRRAIALQLAQGFLVGPDNGIFSGVLSQNPAVVAVELTNSQYWRVSSPSKTFHGRDIFASVGAHLANGVPLKQLGKEIDPTTLFTLDIAECSQSETGATGCIQYIDRFGNPVTNIPGSCVHGKSWCVQIAGLTIPGGEAYSDVNVGDAIALVGSHGWVEIAINNGNAQSQLQIELKSAVVVYHDN; encoded by the coding sequence ATGTCAAATCAGCAGATAATCCAACAACCACAGGCAAGTGTTCTCACTTTACTCAGCGATTTTGGCGATCGCGATGTGTATGTGGGTGTGATGAAAGGAGTGATTGCCCAAATCAACCCAGCGCTAACAGTCATAGACTTGACGCACCAGATTCCGCCACAAAACATCTTGGCTGCGAGGTTTTGCCTGTTGAATGCTTACCCCTATTTCCCCGTTGGAACCGTGCATGTGGCAGTGGTAGATCCTGGTGTGGGAGGGACACGCAGGGCGATCGCACTACAACTGGCTCAAGGTTTTCTCGTCGGACCAGACAATGGTATATTTAGCGGAGTTCTCAGTCAAAATCCTGCTGTTGTGGCTGTAGAATTAACCAACTCCCAATATTGGCGAGTCTCTTCACCAAGTAAGACTTTTCACGGTAGAGATATTTTTGCATCGGTAGGAGCTCATCTTGCCAATGGCGTACCTCTTAAACAGTTGGGAAAAGAAATCGACCCAACCACCTTATTCACGCTAGATATCGCTGAATGTAGTCAATCAGAAACTGGTGCAACCGGTTGCATTCAATATATCGATCGCTTTGGCAACCCAGTGACCAATATTCCTGGGAGTTGTGTACACGGCAAATCTTGGTGTGTGCAAATCGCAGGATTGACTATTCCAGGAGGTGAAGCGTATAGTGATGTCAACGTTGGAGATGCGATCGCTTTAGTTGGTAGTCATGGCTGGGTAGAAATTGCAATTAATAACGGTAACGCTCAGTCTCAGTTGCAAATAGAGTTGAAATCAGCAGTTGTCGTGTACCACGATAATTGA
- a CDS encoding S-layer homology domain-containing protein: MTNRPPSEPESSQRTALGFDEFIAILVAFTTIGAILFWSLSRRDSSWNFNGLLSPSSTSSGSAYPDQVLPSPTPKVEPNTFPKFNSSGPEAVEPKTPSLPASSPTPSPEVLPPAEVIPTQSPQPQTPISSSLGLEPSITSSALPLVTPAKQKSVIPPPIAFNDVPNNFWSRRFIDVLSSRGILKGFPDYSFRPNQPVNRAEFAAILQKAFDQELSKSAIAFQDVPATFWANPAINQAITTGFLKGYPKNTFKPQENISRVQVLVALASGLNLKTPTSPNQILSVYKDAKDIPPYATSRIAAATANGLVVNYPNPQILAPNKVATRAEVAAMIHQALVKQGKLKGISSENIVRRPSPTQASPELSPTPKQNPKVNLSAGGSSQ; encoded by the coding sequence ATGACAAATAGACCTCCTTCCGAACCTGAGTCATCCCAAAGAACTGCCCTTGGCTTTGATGAATTTATAGCCATTTTGGTTGCCTTCACCACTATCGGAGCAATTCTTTTTTGGTCACTGTCTCGCAGAGATTCTAGCTGGAATTTCAACGGGTTGCTGTCACCTTCCTCCACTTCGTCTGGTAGCGCTTACCCCGATCAAGTATTACCCTCCCCTACTCCCAAAGTAGAACCAAATACATTCCCCAAATTCAACTCATCTGGACCTGAGGCTGTTGAACCCAAGACACCTTCATTGCCGGCTAGTAGTCCAACTCCTTCCCCTGAAGTGTTACCACCTGCTGAGGTAATCCCGACTCAATCCCCACAACCACAGACGCCTATATCCTCTTCATTGGGGCTTGAGCCATCAATTACATCATCAGCATTGCCTTTAGTAACTCCAGCAAAACAAAAATCAGTTATTCCGCCGCCAATTGCATTTAACGATGTGCCTAATAACTTCTGGAGTCGGCGTTTTATAGATGTTCTTTCTTCTCGTGGTATTCTCAAGGGGTTTCCGGATTATTCTTTTAGACCAAATCAGCCTGTAAACCGCGCTGAATTTGCTGCCATACTGCAAAAAGCTTTTGACCAAGAACTGTCTAAAAGTGCGATCGCATTTCAAGATGTACCAGCAACATTCTGGGCAAATCCAGCAATTAACCAAGCCATCACTACCGGATTTCTCAAAGGTTACCCGAAAAACACCTTCAAGCCACAAGAAAATATTTCACGAGTACAAGTTTTAGTTGCCCTTGCTAGTGGGTTGAATTTGAAAACACCTACTTCGCCGAATCAGATTTTAAGTGTTTATAAAGATGCTAAAGATATTCCGCCGTATGCTACCAGTAGAATAGCTGCTGCTACAGCCAATGGACTTGTAGTTAACTATCCAAACCCCCAAATTCTTGCTCCTAACAAAGTAGCGACTCGTGCTGAAGTGGCGGCAATGATTCATCAAGCTTTAGTCAAACAAGGTAAATTGAAGGGAATTTCATCTGAGAACATTGTGCGTAGGCCTAGCCCAACCCAGGCATCGCCAGAACTTTCGCCGACTCCAAAACAGAACCCAAAGGTTAACTTATCAGCAGGCGGCTCATCTCAATAG
- a CDS encoding Uma2 family endonuclease has translation MTSATNPSTALTPFPDHTQLPESDGTFVKNWQEHPQSILLTDSITPVLKQLNPEGQYCIGQDLGIYWRLTDPLEKGAEAPDWFYVANVPPLLDGQTRRSYVLWREFIAPLIVLEFVSGDGDEERDKTPWKGKFWIYEQVIRPPFYGIYEANKASLEVYHLIEGKYHLLPKNEQGRYSIPYLEVELGLWQGEYQNVELPWLRWWDLQGNLLLTGSERAEQERQRAEQERQRAEQERQRAEQERQRAEQESQRAEQESQRAERLAAQLRSLGLEPEA, from the coding sequence ATGACCTCTGCAACCAATCCATCCACCGCCCTCACCCCCTTCCCAGACCACACCCAGCTTCCTGAGTCTGACGGTACTTTTGTGAAAAACTGGCAAGAGCATCCCCAAAGCATCTTACTCACTGACTCTATTACACCCGTCCTCAAACAACTAAATCCTGAAGGCCAATATTGTATAGGTCAGGACTTAGGTATTTATTGGCGTTTGACAGACCCTCTAGAAAAAGGTGCCGAAGCTCCAGATTGGTTTTATGTAGCAAATGTACCGCCCTTGCTTGATGGACAAACGCGGAGGTCTTATGTACTGTGGCGAGAATTTATTGCCCCATTGATTGTCTTGGAATTTGTCTCTGGGGATGGTGATGAAGAACGAGATAAAACTCCTTGGAAGGGCAAATTTTGGATTTATGAGCAAGTGATTCGTCCTCCATTTTATGGCATTTATGAGGCGAATAAAGCCAGTCTAGAAGTTTATCATTTAATAGAAGGAAAGTATCATTTATTGCCAAAAAATGAGCAAGGACGTTATTCCATCCCCTACTTAGAAGTTGAATTAGGTTTATGGCAGGGAGAATATCAAAATGTGGAATTACCCTGGTTACGTTGGTGGGATTTACAAGGTAATTTGTTGCTGACTGGCTCAGAAAGAGCCGAACAAGAACGCCAAAGGGCTGAACAAGAACGCCAAAGGGCTGAACAAGAACGCCAAAGGGCTGAACAGGAACGCCAAAGGGCTGAACAAGAATCCCAAAGGGCTGAACAGGAATCCCAAAGAGCAGAACGCCTAGCTGCTCAATTGCGATCGCTTGGTCTTGAACCAGAAGCTTAA
- a CDS encoding alpha-amylase family glycosyl hydrolase, with product MVKTPPSQFSPDQYKVDSATEKVQALIEAPVSDTEIDLDFLYTRDIEFRQETIYFLVVDRFYDGDPDNSEGANSELYDPTRQEWGKYWGGDLQGVIDKLDYLKNMGVTALWLTPLFEQVEELFISNAAMHGYWTKDFKRINPRYIADGENPSLNATQEEKNTTFDRLIAELHKRNMKLVLDIVCNHSSPDTSGSKGELYDDGVKIADFNDDVNHWYHHYGEVQNWEDEWQVQNCELAGLATFNENNTDYRQYIKSAIKQWLDRGVDALRVDTVKHMPIWFWQEFTGDITNHKPDVFIFGEWIYSNPADDRSVEFANHSGMTMLDFGLCVAIRAALAQGSENGFQTIQYIFDQDHRYSGATELVTFIDNHDMPRFQSLNPDAAMLKVAIALIMTCRGIPCIYYGTEQYLHNDTDGGNDPYNRPMMESWDTDTEVYRYIRLLSGLRRLNPAVSMGSHWQKYLTADVYCYIRRYRDSLCFVALNRGGEVTLPEVDTELPDGEHTCVVTRNKYEVKDGKIYDLVLQERGVIVFSHVGERIKAQTIVRVQLNGVQTQPGETIVVTGDCPELGNWDISKAYPLEYINTNTWFAEIPFNESAGKLIAYKYAMWREGQSPLRENLVNRRWVIAKEGTVKWRDTWATGRES from the coding sequence ATGGTAAAAACCCCTCCATCCCAATTTTCGCCAGATCAATACAAAGTTGATTCTGCAACAGAGAAAGTCCAAGCTTTGATAGAAGCGCCTGTATCAGATACTGAAATTGACCTAGACTTTCTCTACACTAGGGATATTGAATTTCGTCAGGAAACAATCTACTTTCTTGTAGTCGATCGCTTTTATGATGGCGATCCAGATAACAGCGAAGGTGCAAACTCAGAATTGTACGATCCAACTCGCCAAGAGTGGGGTAAGTACTGGGGTGGGGACTTGCAAGGTGTCATCGACAAATTGGACTATCTCAAAAATATGGGAGTTACCGCCCTTTGGCTAACTCCGTTGTTTGAACAGGTGGAAGAGTTATTTATTAGCAATGCGGCGATGCATGGCTATTGGACAAAAGACTTTAAGCGAATTAATCCTCGGTATATTGCTGACGGAGAGAACCCTTCTTTAAACGCCACTCAAGAAGAAAAAAATACGACCTTCGATCGCTTAATTGCCGAACTCCACAAGCGCAATATGAAGCTGGTGTTAGATATTGTCTGCAACCATAGCAGTCCTGATACCAGCGGTAGCAAAGGTGAATTGTATGATGATGGCGTCAAAATTGCCGACTTCAATGATGATGTCAATCACTGGTATCACCACTACGGCGAAGTGCAAAACTGGGAAGACGAATGGCAAGTGCAAAACTGTGAATTAGCCGGTTTAGCAACCTTTAATGAAAACAATACTGATTACCGACAGTATATCAAGTCAGCAATTAAACAATGGCTAGACCGGGGTGTAGATGCACTGCGGGTGGATACTGTCAAACATATGCCGATTTGGTTTTGGCAAGAATTCACCGGTGATATCACCAATCACAAACCAGATGTGTTTATTTTTGGTGAGTGGATTTACAGTAATCCTGCTGACGATCGCTCCGTGGAATTTGCCAATCACTCAGGCATGACCATGCTAGACTTTGGTCTATGTGTGGCGATTCGGGCAGCATTAGCGCAAGGATCAGAAAACGGATTCCAGACAATTCAATATATTTTTGACCAAGATCATCGCTACAGTGGGGCTACAGAGTTAGTCACCTTCATCGATAACCACGATATGCCCCGTTTCCAATCGCTGAATCCCGATGCAGCGATGTTGAAGGTGGCGATCGCCCTGATTATGACATGTCGCGGTATTCCCTGTATATATTACGGCACAGAACAGTATCTACACAACGACACTGACGGCGGTAACGATCCATATAATCGCCCGATGATGGAAAGTTGGGATACAGATACAGAGGTATATCGCTACATCAGATTATTGTCCGGCTTACGGCGACTCAATCCCGCAGTTTCAATGGGTAGCCACTGGCAAAAATACTTAACAGCAGACGTTTATTGTTACATTCGCCGCTATCGTGATTCACTGTGTTTTGTAGCTTTAAACCGGGGAGGAGAAGTTACTTTACCAGAAGTAGACACAGAATTACCTGATGGCGAACATACTTGTGTCGTGACTCGCAACAAGTATGAGGTAAAAGACGGTAAAATTTACGACTTAGTACTCCAAGAACGGGGAGTGATTGTTTTCAGCCACGTTGGAGAACGGATTAAAGCGCAAACCATAGTCCGCGTGCAGCTCAATGGCGTGCAAACCCAACCTGGTGAAACCATTGTTGTGACTGGAGACTGCCCAGAGTTAGGCAACTGGGACATCAGCAAAGCCTATCCCTTGGAATACATCAATACCAATACTTGGTTTGCGGAGATTCCCTTTAATGAGAGTGCAGGTAAGTTGATTGCTTATAAATATGCTATGTGGCGGGAAGGGCAATCGCCTCTGCGGGAAAACCTCGTTAACCGCCGCTGGGTGATTGCCAAAGAAGGTACGGTTAAATGGCGTGATACCTGGGCTACCGGACGGGAATCGTAG